One Hydractinia symbiolongicarpus strain clone_291-10 chromosome 7, HSymV2.1, whole genome shotgun sequence genomic window, TATTTATTAGTAGTATTTATTTAAAGGGAAGAATAATTATAAAACTTATTTCcttcgtttttttttcttaatatatCCTCTCTCTTTCACAAAGCATGTAATACGAACACGAAGTACTTATGGCTTATTGTGTTTATAAGAACAAGTTTACAAGAACACGAGAACAAAACTGCCTGAGGCTAAAATCATTTATTTCATAACTAAAATCAGCTCGAGTATAAGAGTTGctataaaatgagaacaaataAGCTCTGTACAACTCTTTATCTTTCTGTCTTTCTCAGTCTCTCGAGCTACCGATATTTGTTATACATTGCGAACGTTTCTTACCTCATTTACAATAACTACGAAATAATACTCATTGGCGTTATGGCAGGCATTTATGAAGCTGTATCACCAACAATAACACCCAAATTTCTCACATAAATGCTTAAATGTCGGAGAACTTTATAGGAATATCCATAAATAAGGCTGAAAGAGGCTAAAAAATAGAAGCCTCGGGTCAGATTTTACTGGTTCCTGTAAAAAACCGTGTATTTTTTTCAGTAAAGAAGTCAGTAAAACTAAATTCGGTAAAATAGTCACTTGTCTAAAATGTATCACTCTTTCACAACTACGTTAGTAAAACGTCCTTTTTTTAAAGCAAGCACggggtgaaataaaaattctttttttattattcaacaATTTTAACtcaaaaaacaagaagcccgatggcttgaagatttccgccattagcataGATAATAATAGTGCCAGACTATCCTCAAAGAACAAAAACGCAATGCATATTATCTGCAACGAAAGTTTAACaagttgaaaacaaaaagaaaacaataaagtcAACCCAGCGTAAATATCTTTCGTTCTGAGGACGAAATTGATTTAAAGTAGCCCTTTTAGAAGATTTTGTAAACATCATGTTAGAGAAAGTTTAAGCCTGACTGCGTCATGATCActgaaatatacatttttgacGAGCGTATCGACTTCTAACGTGTTGAGGACATTCTCATGGACATAgatgtggtcaataagtgaaccggatatatgagttggagaggttacaacttgtttatattcagtgagaaaatcaaggaaatagtttCCGTCACTAAATGCATTTACATTAAAATCTCCGAGTATAACATCAACGATTTCgtttcccaaaaaatgttgaataaggtTAAGAgaatttttacgatatagaattagaaaactaacagcattcttttgaaacgttttcttcgtcattttaaaaaatattgcacctgGAATTTTCACAATATCAAACAATTCTATAGTTTCATTATGACCAACCAAAAGACTAGAAAACCTATCTATATTGTTGTTTGGGattaaagtaaagtaatctAGTTTTGTGTCGCAGTATGAATTAAATGGTATCTGAGTTTCTGTTAggcataataaatcactttccatGAGAACGCGGTCGGacttaatatcatttttatgtttgttgtagGATCTTGTATTAAGCAAAGTTACTATTATAGAATTTTCACTAATTACGCCAGTATCTTTTGATGTCAATTTTGAGTGTTCTCGCATATAATTGTATTGCTCGGTTGCTCGTGTGTCTGATTTAATAGCTGATCTGGAAAATGTCCCCGTCAGGTATAAACCCTCTAAGCTTGTGACTCGACTTAATGCAACATAGATCTGTCCTGAGTTAAAAGCTCGTTGCTttattaaatcaaaacaaacaacaattttatcaaacgTTTTTCCTTGAACCTTGTGAACAGTACAGGCCTATGACAGCATTAGTGGGAATTGCATTCGTTTCATAGTAGGTGAAGTTAGATtctgtttattaaatttgatttccttttctATTCTGCTTATTGGAATAACATTTTCTTGCATAGCATAAGAATCTGTTCTCATAGCTTTAACTCCTGTACTTTTGTCTTCCATtctcaaatatatttttgttacttttcctAATCCATCGGTTTTTATGCGATGAACAGTCCCAATCTGTTCATTAATAAGTTTATCTGATATGTCGATATTTGATGTTAACATGACTCTCGCGTTGAGTTTTAAAAGAAGGTTTTGAGCTAGTCCACCTGTCTCCATTTGAGTGCGGCTATGGAGTTTTTGCACCATTGACACAGGaatattttttggaattttgtcAATGGCCTCGATATTTATTTCATCCGATGCTATACTGTTTAGCATCTTTTTATTGTGTTCAGAAGCAGGTTGGTTTTCAGCAAAAATATGAATCGCGTCTTTGGGGTAGTTTGggtcattttgaaaaataaatttagattttagtaAATCTTCGTATCGCGTTTCTAAGTTTCCCACtctgatattgtttaataattcaatcaaaCATTGATCACCACGCTGCCTCATAACCTCTGTCAGTTCAGCAATCTTAAAATATTTCCACCAATGCGAAAGATTTAGCAATACATCTTTGTAGTCTGCATAAATTGGTCTTCCTTGAATTGGTGGAAGTTGGTAGAAATCCCCACATGCTATAACAGATATTCCCGCAAATGGAATGTCCTCTGAGCATCCAAATATCTCAGTTAGCCGTTGGTGAATGTGCAACAGCAGCTTGTTTGAAACCATTGAGATTTCGTCTATTACGATAATGCTTAGCTCTGAATACTTATTTCGCAACATGCATCTCTTTTTATCACTcaacttagaaatgtttttactaAAACTTCTATCAACTGGTATACCTAAAGCTGAATGTATTGTATTTCCCTCTACATTGATAGCAGCAACACCAGTTGGCGCCAGAATGAGAATCTTATCTTTTTCTAAGTTCCCTGCACGAAAAGAAAGTGCTTTATTTAGCATGtcagaaattgtttttatcaaatGTGACTTTCCACAACCTGCACTTCCTGTTAGAAAGATGTGAATTGGCTCAATTTTGTGGTGTGCGTTACATGCCAAGCCTTTTGTGTAAGTTCTAACCCAATCATTTACGACTTCAAAAATTCGCCTTTGAGTTTTGTTTAATGTTCGAATTTTTTCATGGAGTTCGCCATCAGAAATTCCAGGTTTACTAACCGATGAAATATTATTCCCAATAACTATGACGTTTTCGGTTTCATTTGG contains:
- the LOC130648500 gene encoding uncharacterized protein LOC130648500 — translated: MNCNPVLLARHFQYRVEIFFKIIVVNGPLGIVNYYAIRVEFQVRGSPHIHFLLWVVNAPILRSDNKKEYIAFVDNIVKCQLPNKESNPVLHKLVSTYQTHSHSKSCRKYKNKNCRYSFGKFFTDHTIVADNISKEERETQLKERKTILEKVKTYIDSNLNPRLNNILHPDVPNYTQPGTIEKILQSLAITKEEHENALSISPDSGFQIHFRRLPDSCFINNYFTEGSMAWEANIDIQPVLGYYKAVSYMCAYSSKAEDESSEAMKKAASQALETGDSLFLQIKSIANAYRNHREMSVQEAFAIIMPEIWLRKTFPVVVFANSNIPEKRYRVCRNEEEILSLPPDSTDIFKRNMLDRYMDRPNPEFKKRKYPMLEQMCYAEFLSSYSMKIKPKPEDKNDSQPEVLEEIIADTHMESPYPKNLPLMSSKEMLSLRKEKCVLRYHVPSREKNPEGYAHHLLFMFYPFRQEGELLSKNSGTYSEKLLENGVLEIINTNKRICEPFGELVEEAMIKFHTNVNNLDSFAEQENDDVFDNMSNINYHCNDKVPNETENVIVIGNNISSVSKPGISDGELHEKIRTLNKTQRRIFEVVNDWVRTYTKGLACNAHHKIEPIHIFLTGSAGCGKSHLIKTISDMLNKALSFRAGNLEKDKILILAPTGVAAINVEGNTIHSALGIPVDRSFSKNISKLSDKKRCMLRNKYSELSIIVIDEISMVSNKLLLHIHQRLTEIFGCSEDIPFAGISVIACGDFYQLPPIQGRPIYADYKDVLLNLSHWWKYFKIAELTEVMRQRGDQCLIELLNNIRVGNLETRYEDLLKSKFIFQNDPNYPKDAIHIFAENQPASEHNKKMLNSIASDEINIEAIDKIPKNIPVSMVQKLHSRTQMETGGLAQNLLLKLNARVMLTSNIDISDKLINEQIGTVHRIKTDGLGKVTKIYLRMEDKSTGVKAMRTDSYAMQENACTVHKVQGKTFDKIVVCFDLIKQRAFNSGQIYVALSRVTSLEGLYLTGTFSRSAIKSDTRATEQYNYMREHSKLTSKDTGVISENSIIVTLLNTRSYNKHKNDIKSDRVLMESDLLCLTETQIPFNSYCDTKLDYFTLIPNNNIDRFSSLLVGHNETIELFDIVKIPASFSLIYGYSYKVLRHLSIYVRNLGVIVGDTAS